In a genomic window of Zingiber officinale cultivar Zhangliang chromosome 9B, Zo_v1.1, whole genome shotgun sequence:
- the LOC122022815 gene encoding uncharacterized protein LOC122022815 has protein sequence MSFPPQNFQGFGNSMNHLNYAPRGPYQPLPAKYWQNMSHPYFTSSVVHGYGTPLTTGMSFTPLMSNEPVTLTFVPETQLSNRESPIEVTNLEKAVSNAEGTRKRSSWTKVEDEVLARSFVTISDDPIIDNDKKADAFWGRVASYYNENLRLSSNTRSANVIRGHSDEDILRFAYEKYRSENNDIAFNLEHVWRIVKDRPMFTSQFVDHIVATKKTRTSESGASNTSSNQDMSIDLDYEDTRPMGQNTAKRKGKDKVKSTMEDLTVNYNNIITKFTEYTSVKKSEVDLKQKQLEVEEIKAKAALSKSEAKNRRLKLKEYEILNKGTSQMTKEQLIIHKCLCQDIRDDVVRRKGLSPLQKCTATISQLAYGVPADHLDEYLRMGESTAIKYLRRSNADDVQCLLQMHDERHGFPDMLDRIYPEWATFVKAFPCPEDPKRKLFKERQESVRKDVKRAFGVLQSRWAIVRGPARYWYRKKLKQIMLACIILHNMIVEDEGGHVTNWYNDEGDEPAQSIHGSNRGFQDYLRTNSELRDIQFITNFAPT, from the exons ATGTCGTTTCCTCCACAAAATTTTCAAGGTTTTGGAAATTctatgaatcatttgaattatgCCCCTCGAGGTCCATATCAACCGCTTCCAGCCAAATATTGGCAAAACATGAGTCATCCGTATTTCACGTCGTCGGTTGTTCATGGATATGGTACCCCACTCACAACTGGTATGTCTTTCACTCCTTTGATGTCAAATGAACCTGTAACTCTGACTTTTGTCCCGGAGACTCAACTTTCCAACCGTGAATCCCCAATTGAGGTGACCAATTTAGAAAAGGCGGTTTCAAATGCTGAGGGTACAAGAAAGCGTTCAAGTTGGACAAAGGTTGAAGACGAGGTCTTAGCGAGAAGTTTTGTCACTATCAGTGATGATCCAATAATCGACAATGATAAAAAGGCGGATGCTTTTTGGGGACGGGTTGCAAGCTACTACAATGAGAATCTTCGCCTGAGTTCAAACACCAGAAGTGCAAATGTTATACG TGGTCACAGTGATGAAGATATATTAAGGTTTGCGTACGAAAAATATCGATCCGAAAACAATGACATTGCATTCAATCTCGAACATGTGTGGAGAATTGTCAAAGATCGTCCAATGTTTACTTCACAGTTCGTTGATCACATTGTGGCCACAAAGAAGACGAGGACCTCAGAGTCGGGAGCAAGCAACACCTCCTCCAACCAAGATATGAGTATAGACCTGGATTATGAAGATACTCGTCCAATGGGACAAAACAcagcaaaaagaaagggaaaagacaaAGTAAAATCGACCATGGAGGATCTGACAGTAAACTACAATAATATTATCACAAAGTTCACTGAGTACACAAGCGTGAAGAAGTCTGAAGTCGATTTGAAACAAAAACAACTCGAAGTAGAGGAGATTAAGGCAAAAGCTGCATTGTCTAAATCTGAAGCTAAGAATCGTCGCTTGAAGTTGAAGGAGTACGAAATATTGAACAAAGGCACCTCGCAGATGACAAAGGAGCAGCTTATCATACATAAATGTCTATGTCAGGATATTAG GGATGATGTTGTACGAAGAAAAGGGTTGTCACCACTACAAAAATGCACCGCCACGATTAGTCAACTGGCTTACGGAGTCCCCGCCGATCATCTTGACGAGTACCTACGTATGGGTGAATCAACTGCCATCAA GTACTTGAGAAGGTCAAATGCTGATGATGTTCAATGTcttcttcaaatgcatgatgAGAGACATGGCTTCCCTGACATGTTAG ATAGAATATATCCCGAGTGGGCTACTTTTGTTAAGGCTTTTCCTTGCCCGGAGGATCCCAAGAGGAAGTTGTTTAAGGAAAGACAGGAGTCTGTAAGAAAAGATGTTAAACGGGCATTTGGGGTGCTCCAATCTCGATGGGCAATTGTCAGAGGTCCAGCTCGTTATTGGTATAGGAAAAAGTTAAAACAAATCATGTTAGCATGCATTATTTTGCATAATATGATTGTTGAGGATGAGGGAGGTCACGTGACAAATTGGTACAACGATGAAGGTGACGAACCCGCACAATCTATCCATGGCTCAAACCGAGGATTTCAGGATTATCTTCGAACAAATTCTGAGCTACGTGACATTCAATTCATCACCAACTTCGCGCCGACTTAG
- the LOC122023639 gene encoding uncharacterized protein LOC122023639 translates to MSARYEGTSNLSSSSSEDDDIFEAHRRLITQAIYRNNQVILKHLSEESDKGKHQGSIPGHIVINRNIEAADRNLFNDYFAENPTYNAAMFRRRFRMGRNLFMRIFNEVSNHDNYFVQKRDGVGKLGLSGLQKMTAAFRILAYGVPADATDEYIKIGESTVIESVKRFCRAVVEVFGGQYLRSPNANDVAKLLHIGEQRGFPGMLGIAPPARYVIQGKEYNMSYYLADGIYPKWSTLVQTIQDPRGTKNKLFAMKQEACRKDVERAFGVLQSRFAIVAGPSRFWQKNILHDIMTSCIIMHNMIIEDERDMNTSIVEQGEVSSAADVDTAIDDNTRFQEFLARHEGIKNKNAHFALRNALIEYLWEQFGNSDN, encoded by the exons ATGAGTGCTAGATATGAAGGTACATCAAATTTATCATCCTCAAGCTCTGAAGATGATGATATATTTGAAGCACACAGAAGGCTTATCACTCAAGCGATCTACCGAAACAATCAGGTCATTTTGAAACATCTGAGTGAAGAAAGCGACAAAGGCAAACATCAAGGATCTATTCCTGGTCACATAGTGATCAATCGTAATATAGAAGCTGCTGATCGTAATCTATTCAATGATTACTTTGCCGAAAATCCTACATATAATGCTGCAATGTTTCGAAGAAGATTCCGAATGGGAAGAAATTTATTTATGCGTATTTTTAACGAGGTTAGTAATCATGATAATTATTTTGTGCAGAAAAGAGACGGAGTTGGAAAACTTGGTTTGTCAGGTTTACAAAAAATGACAGCTGCATTTCGAATATTGGCATATGGTGTACCGGCAGACGCTACTGATGAGTACATCAAAATAGGAGAATCAACTGTCATAGAAAGCGTGAAAAGATTTTGCCGTGCTGTTGTTGAAGTATTTGGAGGTCAATACCTGCGATCACCCAATGCTAATGATGTTGCCAAGCTTCTTCATATTGGTGAGCAACGTGGTTTTCCTGGAATGTTGG GTATTGCTCCCCCTGCTCGTTATGTCATTCAAGGAAAAGAGTACAATATGAGTTACTATTTAGCTGATGGTATATACCCAAAATGGTCTACACTTGTTCAAACAATTCAAGATCCACGTGGTACAAAGAATAAGTTGTTTGCAATGAAACAAGAGGCATGTAGAAAAGATGTTGAGCGAGCATTTGGAGTACTCCAATCACGCTTTGCAATTGTTGCAGGACCTTCACGTTTTTGgcagaaaaatattttacatgatATAATGACTTCATGCATTATTATGCATAATATGATCATTGAAGATGAGCGCGATATGAATACCTCAATTGTTGAGCAAGGTGAAGTCTCGTCGGCTGCAGATGTTGATACAGCAATAGATGACAATACCCGATTTCAAGAGTTTCTTGCTAGACATGaaggaatcaaaaataaaaatgctcacttTGCCCTTAGAAATGCATTAATTGAGTATTTGTGGGaacaatttggtaattctgataaTTAA